The following proteins come from a genomic window of Edaphobacter sp. 4G125:
- a CDS encoding BON domain-containing protein, translating into MVRRSIICLAAAFFAFPFSSPTPVLAQNVQQAAPMSQEDGIRIVTEVRKKLLGLNNYAVFDWITFGFKGRTLVLNGYASRPVLKDDAGRAVKDIQGIAGVDNEIKVLPLSPNDDRIRAAVYNRIYTQPALRKYNANQGSLGRAIGPGAGVALMAGGITNNPPIGYHAIHIIVNNGHVTLYGAVLNQSDAAIAFMQANSAPGAFAVDNELVIQGAKPGQEPK; encoded by the coding sequence ATGGTACGACGTAGCATAATCTGTCTTGCAGCGGCATTTTTCGCGTTTCCTTTCTCATCTCCAACACCAGTCCTGGCGCAGAATGTGCAACAGGCTGCGCCGATGTCACAAGAAGATGGCATCCGCATCGTGACAGAAGTCCGCAAGAAACTTCTCGGCCTGAACAACTATGCGGTCTTCGACTGGATCACCTTTGGGTTCAAAGGGCGAACGCTGGTTTTGAACGGCTATGCCTCAAGGCCGGTCCTTAAGGATGATGCGGGGCGTGCGGTGAAAGACATCCAGGGAATTGCCGGAGTCGACAACGAGATCAAGGTCCTTCCGCTTTCGCCGAACGATGATCGCATCCGTGCCGCTGTCTATAACCGCATCTACACGCAGCCTGCGCTACGAAAGTACAACGCCAACCAAGGATCGCTTGGTCGCGCGATTGGGCCTGGAGCAGGCGTGGCATTGATGGCCGGTGGCATCACCAATAATCCTCCCATCGGTTATCACGCGATTCACATCATTGTGAACAATGGCCACGTCACTTTATACGGAGCCGTCCTCAACCAGAGCGATGCAGCGATCGCGTTTATGCAGGCAAACTCTGCGCCCGGAGCATTCGCCGTGGATAACGAACTTGTGATCCAGGGAGCGAAACCCGGTCAGGAGCCAAAGTAG
- a CDS encoding ABC transporter permease, with amino-acid sequence MRWVDQIRKTIATLFRRQQETARLDEEMRFHLEQEIAERIQLGASPEDARKAAMRDFGNPTLLRDEARRGWNWGWLETLGRDLRFGARALMRSPGFTVTTIAVMTLCIGATICLFTVVRAVLLEPLPFQDPDNLVMVYEHFRSNTLGNPYNEVAPGDFYEWRAQTHGFADMASYHYSSLTVTGDHGEMPEMVAAQKGTWNLFPLLGVRPVLGRTFREDEDQVGDHHVAILTWSFFQRRFGGDPSIVGKTFRMAARPYMVVGVLPEWFAYPDARTQVWVPYSDGETYENLHAHDNHNPFVVARMKPGVSLKTATDEVSALQYRMHMQYAGKPVAEDVLSRPMIDDVVQDVKTPLLMMMAAVACMLLIGCLNVSNLLVARGAARQKEMSIRGALGAGRFALLREQMTETVILCGCGGLLGLLLAMAGTAWLKLHWKGLPRAAAIHVDVIIVLFTFGVVGLTAVLAGLLPALSSTQRGVLEGLKDSSRGSGVGVSRAKLRKTLLSIEIALTVVLLLSSGLLLKSFVQLRTTDLGISGDHLLTLRYNLPMEVYTKPEQSLAFSQSLLERVRRIPGIESAGLGSTVPGAGWDGDQVFIIPERPNYESNKQPDAIVRYADPSYFATLGIPLIAGRVFNEHDRLDQANKVIVSEELVKRYYPGENVIGRTIVIGTDITNKKRTYEIVGVVGNTLWRVGKPTKATTYFPVFSGNTGYRSTLVVRTSGDPLSYAVAIQKEIAALDPQLPVVDVLTIPQIVGESTVNQSFSASLVLVFAVLSLLLAGVGLYGVLSYVVTQRVPEIGIRIALGAQRGQVLGLVLRDGLRPVVFGLVIGVGGGISVGYVIRSLLYETKPLDPIVFAVMATLLLVVAALASAAPAWRASSIDPMQALRTE; translated from the coding sequence ATGCGCTGGGTGGATCAGATACGGAAGACGATAGCGACTCTCTTCCGGCGACAGCAGGAGACTGCACGGCTGGATGAAGAAATGCGGTTCCACCTGGAGCAGGAGATCGCAGAGCGGATTCAGCTTGGCGCTTCTCCTGAAGACGCTCGTAAAGCTGCAATGCGCGACTTCGGCAATCCTACGCTGCTGCGCGATGAAGCAAGACGCGGCTGGAACTGGGGATGGCTGGAGACGCTGGGCCGCGATCTTCGCTTCGGTGCACGTGCGCTGATGCGTTCGCCGGGATTTACCGTAACCACAATTGCGGTAATGACGCTCTGCATTGGAGCAACGATCTGCCTGTTTACTGTAGTGCGGGCGGTCCTGTTAGAGCCACTTCCCTTTCAGGACCCAGACAACCTAGTGATGGTGTACGAGCACTTCCGCAGCAATACATTGGGAAATCCATACAACGAAGTTGCTCCGGGCGACTTCTACGAGTGGCGAGCGCAAACGCATGGGTTCGCGGATATGGCCTCATATCACTACTCCAGCCTGACGGTTACTGGCGACCACGGAGAGATGCCGGAGATGGTGGCAGCGCAGAAGGGAACGTGGAATCTCTTTCCGTTGCTGGGAGTGAGACCCGTGCTTGGCCGGACGTTTCGTGAAGACGAGGATCAGGTGGGAGATCACCATGTCGCCATACTGACCTGGAGCTTCTTTCAGAGGCGCTTTGGCGGCGATCCCTCGATTGTAGGAAAGACGTTCCGTATGGCAGCGAGGCCGTACATGGTCGTTGGCGTACTGCCGGAGTGGTTCGCGTATCCCGATGCGCGGACGCAGGTGTGGGTCCCGTACTCAGACGGAGAGACCTACGAGAATCTGCATGCGCACGACAATCACAATCCGTTCGTGGTCGCGCGGATGAAGCCGGGCGTAAGCCTGAAGACGGCTACGGATGAGGTGAGCGCGCTACAGTATCGGATGCACATGCAGTATGCAGGCAAACCGGTAGCTGAAGATGTCTTGTCACGCCCGATGATCGACGACGTCGTGCAGGATGTGAAGACGCCGCTTTTGATGATGATGGCGGCGGTGGCGTGCATGTTGCTGATCGGATGCCTGAATGTCTCGAACCTCCTTGTCGCTCGTGGCGCGGCGAGGCAGAAGGAGATGTCGATTCGCGGCGCTCTTGGGGCAGGTCGTTTTGCTTTGCTGCGTGAGCAGATGACGGAGACGGTGATTCTATGCGGATGCGGCGGATTGCTTGGACTGCTGCTGGCGATGGCAGGAACGGCATGGCTGAAGCTGCATTGGAAGGGTCTGCCTCGAGCCGCTGCGATTCATGTTGATGTGATCATCGTGTTGTTCACGTTTGGAGTGGTGGGCTTGACTGCGGTTCTCGCAGGCTTGCTGCCTGCGTTGTCTTCGACACAACGAGGAGTTCTGGAGGGGCTTAAGGATTCTTCTCGTGGATCAGGAGTTGGTGTGTCTAGGGCGAAGCTGCGGAAGACGCTGCTGAGCATCGAGATTGCGCTGACGGTTGTGCTGCTGCTTTCGTCAGGATTGCTGCTGAAGAGCTTTGTCCAGTTACGGACGACGGACCTTGGCATCTCCGGCGATCATCTGCTGACACTACGATACAACCTGCCGATGGAGGTATATACCAAACCAGAGCAGAGCCTTGCGTTTTCGCAATCGCTGCTGGAGCGCGTGAGGCGCATTCCAGGGATAGAGTCGGCAGGGCTGGGTTCAACGGTGCCAGGGGCAGGATGGGATGGAGACCAGGTCTTCATCATTCCAGAGCGCCCGAACTATGAATCAAATAAGCAACCCGATGCGATCGTCCGGTATGCGGACCCATCGTACTTTGCAACGCTCGGCATTCCACTGATTGCAGGAAGAGTGTTCAACGAACACGATCGGCTCGACCAAGCCAATAAGGTCATCGTCTCGGAGGAGCTGGTGAAGCGATATTATCCAGGCGAAAATGTGATTGGGCGCACGATCGTGATTGGTACAGATATCACGAACAAGAAGAGAACCTACGAGATCGTGGGCGTTGTGGGCAACACGCTGTGGCGTGTGGGTAAGCCGACGAAAGCGACAACATATTTTCCGGTCTTCTCCGGTAATACAGGCTACAGGTCCACATTGGTTGTACGCACGTCCGGCGATCCGTTGAGCTATGCGGTTGCGATCCAGAAGGAAATAGCTGCGCTCGACCCCCAGCTGCCTGTCGTCGATGTGCTGACGATCCCGCAAATCGTCGGAGAATCAACAGTGAACCAGAGCTTTTCTGCATCGCTAGTGTTGGTCTTTGCCGTACTTTCGTTGCTGCTGGCCGGCGTGGGACTTTATGGCGTTCTGTCGTATGTGGTGACGCAACGGGTTCCTGAGATTGGTATACGCATTGCGCTAGGCGCACAGCGGGGACAGGTGCTGGGACTAGTACTGCGCGATGGACTACGACCAGTGGTATTCGGCCTGGTTATAGGAGTCGGCGGCGGTATTTCAGTCGGGTACGTAATCCGTTCGCTGCTGTACGAGACAAAGCCTCTGGACCCAATCGTCTTTGCTGTGATGGCGACTCTGCTGTTGGTCGTAGCTGCACTCGCAAGTGCAGCGCCTGCATGGCGGGCCTCAAGTATAGACCCGATGCAGGCGCTGCGCACCGAATAG
- a CDS encoding LytR/AlgR family response regulator transcription factor, with translation MALTALIIDDEPLARQELQYLLEHAGGVEILAQGTNGIEAVDLIRTHRPDVVFLDVQMPGLDGFGVLKKLLDRKVPLPQVVFATAYNQYAVRAFEVNAVDYLLKPFDRKRVMQTLEKAQERLASHAERSNGNQVSAAPDTESKLDALLRLVEEQAQTPTARQHTGKVIVRAQNRLLLVDQKEICFAAIDEGTITVVTPTVEGHSNCRTLEELQDQLDPEAFWRAHRSFLVNIQHIREVVPWFKSSYQLRMDDPKKTEIPVSRAQTKRLKELFNL, from the coding sequence ATGGCCCTTACAGCATTGATCATTGATGATGAGCCACTTGCGCGGCAGGAGTTGCAATACCTGCTGGAACACGCGGGAGGCGTCGAGATTCTTGCTCAAGGCACCAATGGAATCGAAGCCGTAGATCTGATCCGGACGCATCGGCCAGATGTTGTCTTTCTGGATGTCCAGATGCCCGGACTGGATGGATTCGGAGTCCTCAAAAAGCTGCTGGACCGGAAGGTCCCTTTGCCTCAAGTCGTCTTCGCAACGGCCTATAACCAATATGCGGTCCGGGCGTTCGAAGTGAACGCGGTTGACTACCTGCTGAAACCATTCGATCGAAAACGTGTGATGCAGACGCTCGAAAAAGCCCAGGAGCGCTTGGCTAGTCATGCGGAACGAAGCAATGGAAATCAGGTGTCCGCAGCTCCCGACACCGAATCTAAGCTCGATGCCCTTTTGCGGCTGGTCGAAGAGCAGGCTCAGACACCGACAGCAAGACAGCATACCGGCAAAGTGATTGTTAGAGCACAGAACCGCCTGCTGTTGGTGGACCAAAAAGAGATCTGCTTCGCGGCGATCGATGAGGGCACCATCACAGTGGTAACCCCTACGGTCGAAGGACACTCGAATTGCCGGACGCTGGAGGAGCTACAGGACCAGCTCGATCCCGAAGCATTCTGGAGAGCCCACCGCTCTTTCTTGGTAAACATCCAACACATCCGCGAGGTCGTGCCCTGGTTCAAATCGAGCTATCAGCTTCGCATGGATGATCCGAAAAAGACAGAAATCCCTGTCAGCCGGGCACAGACCAAACGTCTGAAAGAACTTTTCAACCTTTAA
- a CDS encoding zinc ribbon domain-containing protein produces MTMSSTSNENRVTQVQGGQEDELSLIPAWSIVLAILVFAAVQYLFHVVMPHHKHEMLPMRLLMSYSWGTAFASYVLLVGYVSRDVKRRRMPAGLWMLIVLLMPGGIGAVVYFLLRQPLLRPCPHCRTEIPSSCHFCPQCQFQMAPVCGRCFRGVQITDVYCSQCGHDLAEDHAPARLRAYSD; encoded by the coding sequence ATGACCATGTCGTCGACATCGAACGAGAATCGCGTTACCCAGGTACAGGGAGGCCAGGAAGATGAACTGAGCCTGATTCCGGCCTGGTCCATCGTTCTCGCGATCCTTGTCTTTGCTGCCGTCCAGTATCTCTTTCATGTTGTAATGCCCCACCACAAGCACGAGATGCTGCCGATGCGGCTGCTGATGAGCTACTCGTGGGGAACGGCCTTTGCCAGTTATGTTCTGCTGGTGGGCTACGTCAGCCGCGACGTCAAACGCCGCAGGATGCCGGCTGGACTCTGGATGCTGATTGTCCTGCTGATGCCAGGCGGAATCGGTGCCGTAGTCTACTTCTTGTTGCGGCAGCCCTTGCTGCGTCCCTGCCCGCATTGTCGAACCGAGATTCCTTCAAGCTGCCACTTCTGCCCGCAGTGTCAGTTTCAGATGGCCCCCGTATGCGGCCGCTGCTTTCGCGGAGTCCAAATTACAGACGTGTACTGCTCACAGTGCGGCCATGATCTGGCCGAGGACCACGCTCCTGCGAGACTTCGAGCGTATAGTGACTAA
- a CDS encoding O-methyltransferase, with translation MGLFKKKIKQEHKVMLQAERAGGTLLPEYHRPTPECPHPERWHMYDSMTAEAEVLEFLYTLVTTIKPTLVVETGSFLGVSTLWIAKALKANGFGKIISCEFDPLVFAKAKEKIAASELSEWIELRNESSLEMHIEGTIDLFFSDSDMPIREAEVKRFLPQIRPTGVVLMHDASSHLKVVRDAALKMESEGLLSCILLPTPRGLVMAQKKEGRL, from the coding sequence ATGGGTCTGTTCAAAAAGAAGATCAAGCAGGAGCACAAGGTGATGCTCCAAGCAGAACGCGCAGGCGGAACTCTCCTGCCGGAATATCATCGTCCAACGCCAGAGTGCCCGCATCCGGAACGTTGGCATATGTACGACTCCATGACGGCCGAGGCGGAGGTTCTGGAGTTTCTTTACACGCTCGTTACGACGATTAAGCCAACCCTGGTCGTTGAGACCGGTTCGTTTCTTGGTGTCTCAACGCTCTGGATCGCGAAGGCGCTTAAGGCGAACGGGTTCGGCAAAATTATCTCTTGTGAATTCGACCCACTCGTCTTTGCTAAGGCGAAAGAGAAGATTGCTGCTTCAGAGCTATCGGAATGGATCGAACTTCGTAACGAATCCTCACTTGAGATGCACATTGAAGGCACCATCGATCTCTTCTTCTCGGACTCTGATATGCCTATTCGTGAAGCCGAAGTGAAGCGATTCCTCCCCCAGATTCGTCCAACAGGAGTGGTGCTGATGCATGATGCAAGCTCGCATCTCAAAGTCGTTCGCGATGCCGCGCTCAAGATGGAATCCGAAGGCCTGTTGTCGTGCATCCTGCTTCCCACACCTCGCGGTCTGGTTATGGCACAAAAGAAAGAAGGGCGACTGTAA
- a CDS encoding RNA polymerase sigma factor, protein MSSRALSITTAQVALTQEENAAIARGLKRQDPELLDHLIEQYQHRLLRYLLFLTGRREVAEDLFQETWMRVLVRGTQYNGRARFDTWLFTIARNLVIDLSRKRTMSSLDEMSESDEDDRPFEVATTGPSPLEQFTSREDSAEVGEVLLTLDASYREVLVLRFYEEMSLEEIASMTHAPLSTVKSRLYRGLASLKPELERLRNYRPGVAEARG, encoded by the coding sequence GTGAGCAGCCGAGCCCTATCCATAACGACAGCGCAGGTCGCGCTGACCCAGGAAGAGAATGCGGCGATCGCCCGTGGCCTGAAACGTCAGGATCCGGAGCTGCTCGACCATCTGATCGAGCAGTACCAACATCGCCTGCTACGTTATCTTCTCTTCTTGACGGGCCGTCGCGAAGTTGCCGAGGATCTCTTTCAAGAAACCTGGATGCGCGTGTTGGTTCGGGGTACCCAGTACAACGGGCGAGCAAGATTCGATACATGGCTGTTTACGATTGCTCGCAATCTGGTCATCGACCTTTCGCGCAAGCGAACGATGTCGAGCCTGGATGAGATGAGCGAGTCGGATGAAGATGATCGTCCATTTGAAGTAGCCACCACAGGCCCTTCTCCTTTGGAGCAGTTCACGTCACGGGAAGATTCGGCTGAGGTGGGTGAAGTTTTATTGACGCTCGATGCGTCTTATCGTGAAGTCCTTGTACTGCGGTTCTACGAAGAGATGTCTCTGGAAGAGATCGCCAGCATGACCCACGCGCCGCTTTCAACCGTGAAATCGCGTCTGTACCGTGGCCTGGCATCCTTGAAACCAGAGTTGGAGAGACTGCGAAATTATCGTCCTGGGGTGGCGGAGGCGAGAGGATGA
- the rlmB gene encoding 23S rRNA (guanosine(2251)-2'-O)-methyltransferase RlmB — MEVLYGLHPVEEALRSGSERLDRLVVARERRDEKLERILSLARNCKVRVSLEPREQLTRIAKTDTHQGVLAFLRDREFLSIEDLLSAEIGRHRFFLALDGVEDPHNLGALLRTADGAGVDGVILPERRSAPISATVAKTSAGASEHVRIARVTNLVRSLEQMKKSNIWVIGLDERGTPDYTDFDFATDCVLVLGREGAGLHDLVKKTCDYLLRIPMGGQVSSLNVSVAGAVVMYEAMRQRRAASVQPKTAAPSRPVKPRKGLGSL, encoded by the coding sequence ATGGAAGTTCTGTATGGCCTCCACCCGGTTGAAGAGGCCCTCCGCTCTGGCTCCGAACGTCTCGACCGGCTGGTTGTTGCCCGTGAGCGCCGTGATGAAAAACTGGAGCGGATCCTCTCGCTGGCCCGGAACTGCAAGGTCCGTGTCTCGCTCGAACCCCGCGAACAGCTGACCCGAATCGCGAAGACCGATACCCATCAAGGAGTTCTGGCCTTTCTTCGCGATCGCGAGTTCCTCTCCATTGAAGACCTCCTTTCCGCGGAAATTGGCCGTCATCGTTTCTTTCTGGCCCTGGATGGGGTTGAGGACCCCCATAACCTCGGAGCGCTTCTCCGTACTGCAGATGGAGCTGGGGTTGACGGCGTGATCCTGCCCGAACGCCGTAGCGCTCCCATCTCCGCGACGGTCGCTAAAACCTCTGCCGGGGCCTCGGAGCATGTTCGCATTGCCCGGGTCACCAATCTAGTTCGCTCACTGGAGCAGATGAAGAAGTCAAATATCTGGGTCATTGGCCTCGACGAGCGCGGAACCCCCGACTATACGGATTTCGACTTTGCCACCGATTGCGTCCTCGTTCTAGGCCGCGAGGGGGCTGGTTTACATGATCTGGTCAAAAAAACCTGCGACTATCTCCTTCGTATCCCTATGGGTGGCCAGGTCTCGTCGCTGAATGTTTCCGTGGCCGGAGCTGTCGTTATGTATGAGGCGATGCGCCAACGGCGCGCTGCGTCCGTCCAACCAAAGACCGCAGCCCCTTCCAGGCCGGTTAAACCGCGTAAAGGTCTCGGCAGCCTCTGA
- a CDS encoding PadR family transcriptional regulator, with amino-acid sequence MGKPNDLVQGTLGLLILKTLSLESKHGWAIAKRIQQISNDVLQVQQGSLYPALQRLEQQGWIRSKWGETETGRQARFYSLTAAGRAQLEKEREMWSRLSAAIDLVVES; translated from the coding sequence ATGGGAAAACCAAACGATCTTGTCCAGGGAACACTCGGTTTGCTGATACTCAAAACCCTTTCGCTTGAGTCAAAACACGGCTGGGCGATTGCGAAGAGGATTCAGCAGATCTCGAACGATGTGTTGCAGGTGCAGCAAGGCTCGCTATATCCAGCGTTACAACGGCTGGAACAGCAGGGATGGATTCGCTCCAAGTGGGGCGAAACAGAGACAGGTCGACAGGCACGGTTCTATTCGCTAACGGCAGCTGGACGCGCACAGCTCGAGAAGGAACGAGAGATGTGGTCGAGGCTATCGGCGGCGATTGATCTTGTCGTCGAGAGCTGA